In one Brassica oleracea var. oleracea cultivar TO1000 chromosome C9, BOL, whole genome shotgun sequence genomic region, the following are encoded:
- the LOC106318625 gene encoding uncharacterized protein LOC106318625 isoform X2: MSSQLVSSVFSGIHRIPNRHETHSLLRSILFIHGNKPACFDRRRPILHSSYGYRNGYRVGAAADVSETPSSSLLDDELVSSVSAVRDADEALEMISDRFGTNRGGVVEIEDCRSIISAAVSRGNVELALSIFYAMRASFDLGGSEVDRWRWSRPDVVVYTMLVNGLAASLRVSDSLKIIRDICRVGISPAEEVPFGKVVRCPSCLIAIAVAQPQHGVQIVSCAKCRYQYELFSGDITSIESEELGKDIPLWEKGLRLIQIKKNKISSSVHSIVVQTPSGTARTHRFATETAELPAQEGERVTIASAAPSDVYRQVGPFKFTPKSPNLYPGEPMSLTNHKDGRESLLLRPPSKEGDKSLQPSFLIPLLAVLATGDAASGIIDPSLPQLLSVAAVTSLAVGATLNSFVLPQLNQLAERTVDVVGIKQQLLSQYDVLQHRIGDLKEATEKEVWMLARMCQLENKILAVGEPAYRTRRARVKKVRESLENSIKGRIELIDSYARISSMIEIEVEMDSDVLAAEAVNNTENIAQQIEQIMELENLEEKWKLQAEANDEAERLLSSQP, encoded by the exons ATGAGCAGTCAGTTAGTTTCTTCCGTATTCTCCGGAATACATCGCATACCTAACCGTCACGAGACTCATTCTCTCCTTCGCTCAATTCTCTTCATCCACGGGAACAAACCGGCCTGTTTTGATCGTCGACGACCGATTCTGCATTCTTCCTACGGATATCGGAACGGATACAGAGTCGGCGCCGCGGCTGATGTTTCGGAAACGCCTTCGTCGTCTCTTCTCGACGACGAGCTAGTGAGCAGTGTATCCGCCGTTAGGGATGCGGACGAAGCGCTCGAGATGATTAGTGATCGGTTCGGAACGAATCGCGGCGGAGTAGTTGAAATCGAAGATTGCCGCTCGATAATCTCGGCTGCTGTGAGCCGCGGCAATGTCGAGCTTGCCTTGTCGATTTTCTACGCCATGCGAGCGAGTTTCGATTTAG GTGGGAGTGAAGTTGATCGATGGAGATGGTCAAGGCCTGATGTAGTGGTCTACACGATGTTGGTCAATGGACTTGCTGCTTCCTTGAGGGTTTCTGATTCTCTAAAGATCATTAGAGATATTTGCCGCGTTGGAATCTCCCCTGCTGAGGAG GTTCCCTTTGGTAAAGTTGTGAGATGTCCAAGCTGTTTGATTGCCATTGCTGTTGCACAACCCCAGCATGGAGTTCAG ATTGTCTCCTGTGCTAAATGCCGATACCAATACGAGCTTTTCTCTGGTGACATTACCAGCATAGAATCAGAAGAGCTCGG CAAAGACATTCCTCTGTGGGAAAAGGGGCTCAGACTCATCCAGATAAAGAAGAACAAAATCTCATCTTCTGTGCACTCTATTGTG GTACAAACTCCTTCAGGTACAGCACGAACGCACAGGTTTGCCACTGAGACAGCCGAGCTCCCTGCGCAAGAAGGAGAAAGAGTGACAATTGCATCTGCTGCTCCATCAGATGTTTACAGACAAGTGGGACCTTTCAAGTTTACCCCCAAATCTCCAAACCTTTACCCTGGAGAACCCATGAGCCTCACAAACCACAAGGACGGGCGAGAATCGCTTTTGCTAAGACCTCCCAGTAAAGAAGGAGATAAATCCTTGCAGCCCTCGTTTCTTATTCCTCTTCTTGCTGTTTTGGCTACCGGAGATGCTGCTTCTGGGATTATTGATCCCAGTTTGCCTCAGTTACTCTCAGTTGCTGCTGTTACGTCACTGGCAGTAGGAGCAACCCTTAATTCTTTCGTCCTTCCTCAGCTAAATCAG CTCGCTGAAAGGACAGTGGATGTGGTCGGTATAAAACAGCAACTTTTATCTCAGTATGATGTCCTCCAGCATCGCATTGGAGATCTAAAAGAAGCAACTGAGAAAGAG GTGTGGATGTTGGCTCGAATGTGCCAGCTCGAAAACAAAATATTAGCAGTGGGAGAGCCAGCGTACCG AACTCGAAGAGCAAGAGTAAAGAAAGTACGAGAAAGTCTGGAAAACTCCATAAAGGGAAGGATTGAGCTGATCGATAGCTATGCTAGA ATATCATCAATGATTGAGATTGAGGTGGAAATGGACAGTGATGTTCTTGCAGCTGAGGCAGTGAACAATACT GAAAACATTGCTCAACAGATAGAGCAGATCATGGAACTCGAAAACCTTGAAGAG AAATGGAAATTACAGGCGGAGGCAAACGATGAAGCAGAGAGACTTCTCAGCTCTCAACCTTAA
- the LOC106318626 gene encoding UDP-glucose 4-epimerase 4: MVKNILVTGGAGYIGSHAVLQLLLRGYTAVVIDNLDNSSLVSIQRVKELAGDRGDNLTFHQVDLCDKPALERLFSQSKFDAVMHFAGLKAVGESVAKPLLYYNNNLIGTITLLEVMAAHGCKKLVFSSSATVYGWPKEVPCTEESPLSGMSPYARTKLFIEDICRDVQRGDPEWRIIMLRYFNPVGAHPSGRIGEDPCGTPNNLMPYVQQVVVGRLPNLKIYGTDYTTKDGTGVRDYIHVVDLADGHISALQKLEDSEIGCEVYNLGTGKGTTVLEMVDAFEKASGMKIPVVKVGRRPGDAETVYASTEKAEHELNWKPKYGIDEMCRDQWNWASNNPLGYGSSP; this comes from the exons ATGGTGAAGAATATTCTGGTTACCGGCGGTGCTGGTTACATCGGAAGTCACGCGGTGCTTCAGCTTCTTCTCCGGGGTTATACAGCTGTCGTAATCGACAACCTGGACAATTCATCTTTGGTTTCGATCCAACGCGTCAAGGAGCTCGCCGGAGATCGTGGAGATAATCTCACATTCCACCAG GTGGACCTTTGCGATAAACCCGCGCTTGAGAGACTTTTCTCCCAATCCAA GTTTGATGCAGTGATGCATTTTGCTGGATTGAAAGCAGTCGGGGAGAGCGTAGCCAAACCGCTTCTCTATTATAACAATAACTTGATTGGCACTATCACTCTCTTGGAAGTCATGGCCGCACACGGTTGTAAAAAA CTTGTATTTTCATCGTCGGCTACTGTGTATGGCTGGCCAAAGGAGGTTCCTTGTACTGAAGAGTCCCCACTCTCCGGAATGAGCCCTTACGCTAGAACTAAG CTCTTCATTGAGGACATATGCCGTGATGTACAACGTGGTGATCCTGAATGGAGAATCATTATGCTCAGATACTTTAACCCTGTCGGTGCTCACCCTAGCGGTCGCATTGGTGAGGATCCTTGTGGCACTCCCAATAACCTCATGCCTTATGTCCAGCAAGTCGTTGTTGGCAGGCTTCCTAACCTCAAGATTTATGGAACCGACTATACCACTAAAGACGGCACCGGT GTACGAGACTATATTCATGTTGTTGATCTAGCAGATGGCCATATATCTGCGCTTCAAAAGCTAGAAGATTCTGAAATAG GTTGCGAGGTATACAACCTAGGAACCGGAAAAGGAACAACGGTGTTGGAGATGGTTGATGCATTTGAAAAAGCTTCGGGAATG AAAATCCCAGTGGTGAAGGTTGGAAGAAGACCAGGTGATGCAGAGACGGTGTACGCATCAACCGAAAAAGCTGAACATGAACTTAACTGGAA GCCAAAGTATGGAATAGACGAGATGTGTAGGGACCAATGGAACTGGGCAAGCAATAATCCTCTCGGTTACGGTTCTTCACCATAA
- the LOC106319045 gene encoding endoglucanase 6-like isoform X1, producing MKNFASVAALLLLLCFPVAFSGHDYGQALSKSLLFFEAQRSGVLPRNQRVTWRSHSGLNDGKSSGVNLVGGYYDAGDNVKFGLPMAFTVTMMAWSVIEYGNQLAANGELGHSIDAIKWGTDYFIKAHPEPNVLYGEVGDGNTDHYCWQRPEEMTTDRKAYRIDPSNPGSDLAGETAAAMAAASIVFRRSNPAYSRLLLTHAYQLFDFADKYRGKYDSSITVASKYYGSVSGYNDELLWAAAWLYQASNNQFYLDYLGRNGDSMGGTGWSMTEFGWDVKYAGVQTLVAKFLMQGKAGRHTAVFQKFQQKADFFMCSLLGKGSRNIQKTPGGLIFRQRWNNMQFVTSASFLTTVYSDYLTSSRSYLRCSAGNVAPSQLLSFAKSQVDYILGDNPRATSYMVGYGNNFPQRVHHRGSSIVSYKVDRSFVTCRGGYATWFSRKGSDPNLLTGAIVGGPDAYDNFADRRDNYEQTEPATYNNAPLLGVLARLSSGHSGYSQLLPAAVPAPVVVRRPMPIRKPRVTSPVRASGPVAIVQKMTGSWVSKGRTYYRYSTTVTNKSPRALKSLNLSIKNLYGPIWGLSRSGNSFGLPSWMHSLQSGKSLEFVYIHSTTPANVAVSSYTLA from the exons ATGAAGAATTTTGCGTCCGTGGCTGCTCTGCTACTGCTTCTCTGTTTTCCAGTAGCTTTCTCCGGTCATGATTACGGCCAAGCTCTGTCTAAGAGTCTTCTCTTCTTCGAAGCTCAGAGATCTGGTGTCCTCCCTCGTAACCAAAGAGTCACTTGGCGCTCTCACTCCGGTCTCAACGACGGCAAATCCAGCGGC GTGAATCTGGTTGGAGGTTACTACGACGCCGGGGATAATGTGAAATTTGGACTTCCGATGGCTTTCACGGTGACGATGATGGCGTGGAGCGTCATTGAATACGGGAACCAGTTAGCGGCCAACGGCGAGCTAGGCCACTCCATTGATGCCATTAAATGGGGTACTGATTACTTCATCAAAGCCCATCCTGAGCCCAACGTCCTTTACGGCGAG GTTGGAGACGGCAACACCGACCACTACTGTTGGCAGAGACCGGAAGAAATGACGACGGACAGGAAAGCTTACCGGATAGATCCGAGTAATCCCGGGTCGGATCTAGCGGGAGAAACAGCAGCTGCTATGGCCGCAGCTTCAATAGTCTTCCGCCGATCTAACCCTGCTTACTCTAGGCTTCTACTCACTCACGCCTATCAG CTGTTTGATTTCGCGGACAAATACAGAGGAAAATACGACAGCAGCATCACCGTCGCTAGTAAATACTACGGATCCGTCAGTGGTTACAAT GACGAGTTACTCTGGGCTGCCGCGTGGCTATACCAAGCATCCAACAACCAGTTCTACTTGGATTACTTGGGTCGTAACGGTGACTCCATGGGTGGTACCGGTTGGTCCATGACCGAGTTTGGTTGGGACGTTAAGTACGCTGGTGTTCAAACCCTTGTCGCCAAG TTCTTGATGCAAGGGAAAGCAGGACGTCACACGGCTGTGTTTCAGAAGTTTCAACAGAAAGCTGATTTCTTTATGTGCTCCTTGTTGGGTAAAGGCTCCCGAAACATTCAGAAGACTCCCGGTGGTTTGATTTTCCGACAGCGTTGGAACAACATGCAGTTTGTCACCAGCGCTTCCTTCTTGACCACCGTTTACTCTGATTACTTAACTTCCTCTCGAAGCTACTTGAGATGCTCTGCTGGCAACGTCGCTCCTTCGCAACTTCTCTCCTTTGCTAAATCACAGGTTGATTATATTCTTGGAGATAACCCGAGAGCTACTAGCTATATGGTTGGTTACGGTAACAACTTCCCTCAGAGAGTTCACCACCGTGGCTCCTCCATCGTCTCTTACAAGGTTGACCGCTCTTTTGTCACTTGCCGTGGTGGTTACGCCACCTGGTTCAGCCGTAAAGGCAGTGATCCCAACCTCCTCACTGGTGCTATCGTCGGCGGTCCTGATGCTTACGACAATTTCGCTGACAGGAGAGATAACTATGAGCAGACCGAGCCTGCTACTTACAACAATGCACCCCTCCTTGGTGTTCTTGCTCGTCTCAGCAGTGGTCATTCCGGTTACAGCCAGCTTCTTCCAG CAGCGGTTCCTGCTCCTGTTGTTGTCCGAAGACCAATGCCTATTCGTAAACCGAGAGTGACTTCCCCGGTCCGAG CTTCTGGTCCAGTGGCTATAGTTCAGAAGATGACAGGTTCATGGGTCTCAAAGGGAAGGACTTACTACAGATACTCAACAACTGTAACAAACAAATCACCAAGAGCTCTGAAAAGTCTTAACCTTTCGATCAAGAATCTCTACGGACCAATCTGGGGACTCTCTAGATCAGGAAACTCATTCGGTTTACCTTCCTGGATGCACTCATTGCAATCCGGAAAATCCCTAGAGTTCGTCTACATTCACTCAACAACGCCCGCCAATGTCGCGGTTTCAAGCTACACGTTGGCTTGA
- the LOC106313752 gene encoding collagen alpha-5(IV) chain, translating into MAKPHGGHRRPSNRTNLASCAVATVFLLFLLAVFLIVYFTVFKPKDPKIFVNAVQLPSFAVSNNTANFTFSQYVAIRNPNRAAFSHYDSSIQLLYSGNRVGFMFIPAGKIESGRTQYMAATFTVQSFPISPSSSSSAIATVSAAVVPDSPAMPGSPDFTVTPGSPRIPDSPDFPGDPETPEFPGNPGPPSKPGSPDFPRDPGSPITPRNPGSPEFPGNPPISPGSPVVPGNPGSGFPRNMGPPGFPGVGAPPGFPGIGAPPGFPGTGAPPGTPVGFGGVTGPTVGDGYANPGYGYASRVGPTMEIESRMELAGRVKVLNVLTHHVVAKSDCRVTVSIVDGSVLGLHC; encoded by the coding sequence ATGGCCAAGCCTCACGGTGGTCATCGTCGTCCTTCAAACCGAACAAATCTAGCTTCTTGCGCTGTCGCCACCGTCTTCTTGCTATTCCTACTCGCCGTCTTCCTCATCGTTTACTTCACCGTCTTCAAGCCAAAAGACCCCAAGATCTTCGTCAACGCCGTCCAGCTCCCGTCCTTCGCCGTCTCCAACAACACTGCTAACTTCACATTCTCTCAGTACGTCGCCATTAGAAACCCTAACCGCGCCGCTTTCTCTCACTACGACAGCTCCATTCAGCTCCTTTACTCGGGTAACCGAGTCGGGTTTATGTTTATACCCGCCGGTAAAATTGAGTCTGGGAGGACTCAGTACATGGCCGCCACTTTCACCGTTCAGTCTTTCCCCATTTCTCCTTCTTCCTCCTCCTCCGCCATAGCAACCGTCTCTGCTGCCGTGGTTCCAGATTCTCCCGCAATGCCCGGTTCTCCGGATTTCACTGTAACTCCGGGTTCTCCGAGGATACCAGATTCGCCGGACTTTCCCGGAGATCCAGAAACGCCGGAGTTTCCAGGGAATCCGGGTCCTCCGAGTAAGCCCGGTTCTCCGGATTTCCCCAGAGACCCAGGATCTCCGATTACGCCGAGAAATCCAGGCTCGCCGGAGTTTCCAGGGAATCCTCCGATATCTCCAGGCTCTCCGGTGGTTCCAGGGAATCCCGGGTCGGGTTTTCCGAGGAATATGGGTCCACCGGGTTTTCCAGGCGTCGGAGCTCCTCCAGGATTTCCAGGGATCGGAGCTCCTCCGGGATTTCCGGGAACCGGAGCTCCGCCAGGTACGCCGGTGGGATTCGGAGGAGTGACGGGGCCAACAGTGGGGGATGGATATGCGAATCCAGGTTACGGGTATGCGAGCCGGGTCGGACCAACGATGGAGATAGAGTCGAGGATGGAGTTAGCGGGTCGGGTCAAAGTACTGAACGTGCTTACACATCACGTGGTTGCTAAATCAGATTGTCGGGTTACCGTCTCTATAGTCGATGGCTCCGTCTTGGGCCTCCATTGCTGA
- the LOC106319045 gene encoding endoglucanase 6-like isoform X2, with protein sequence MKNFASVAALLLLLCFPVAFSGHDYGQALSKSLLFFEAQRSGVLPRNQRVTWRSHSGLNDGKSSGVNLVGGYYDAGDNVKFGLPMAFTVTMMAWSVIEYGNQLAANGELGHSIDAIKWGTDYFIKAHPEPNVLYGEVGDGNTDHYCWQRPEEMTTDRKAYRIDPSNPGSDLAGETAAAMAAASIVFRRSNPAYSRLLLTHAYQLFDFADKYRGKYDSSITVASKYYGSVSGYNDELLWAAAWLYQASNNQFYLDYLGRNGDSMGGTGWSMTEFGWDVKYAGVQTLVAKFLMQGKAGRHTAVFQKFQQKADFFMCSLLGKGSRNIQKTPGGLIFRQRWNNMQFVTSASFLTTVYSDYLTSSRSYLRCSAGNVAPSQLLSFAKSQVDYILGDNPRATSYMVGYGNNFPQRVHHRGSSIVSYKVDRSFVTCRGGYATWFSRKGSDPNLLTGAIVGGPDAYDNFADRRDNYEQTEPATYNNAPLLGVLARLSSGHSGYSQLLPAVPAPVVVRRPMPIRKPRVTSPVRASGPVAIVQKMTGSWVSKGRTYYRYSTTVTNKSPRALKSLNLSIKNLYGPIWGLSRSGNSFGLPSWMHSLQSGKSLEFVYIHSTTPANVAVSSYTLA encoded by the exons ATGAAGAATTTTGCGTCCGTGGCTGCTCTGCTACTGCTTCTCTGTTTTCCAGTAGCTTTCTCCGGTCATGATTACGGCCAAGCTCTGTCTAAGAGTCTTCTCTTCTTCGAAGCTCAGAGATCTGGTGTCCTCCCTCGTAACCAAAGAGTCACTTGGCGCTCTCACTCCGGTCTCAACGACGGCAAATCCAGCGGC GTGAATCTGGTTGGAGGTTACTACGACGCCGGGGATAATGTGAAATTTGGACTTCCGATGGCTTTCACGGTGACGATGATGGCGTGGAGCGTCATTGAATACGGGAACCAGTTAGCGGCCAACGGCGAGCTAGGCCACTCCATTGATGCCATTAAATGGGGTACTGATTACTTCATCAAAGCCCATCCTGAGCCCAACGTCCTTTACGGCGAG GTTGGAGACGGCAACACCGACCACTACTGTTGGCAGAGACCGGAAGAAATGACGACGGACAGGAAAGCTTACCGGATAGATCCGAGTAATCCCGGGTCGGATCTAGCGGGAGAAACAGCAGCTGCTATGGCCGCAGCTTCAATAGTCTTCCGCCGATCTAACCCTGCTTACTCTAGGCTTCTACTCACTCACGCCTATCAG CTGTTTGATTTCGCGGACAAATACAGAGGAAAATACGACAGCAGCATCACCGTCGCTAGTAAATACTACGGATCCGTCAGTGGTTACAAT GACGAGTTACTCTGGGCTGCCGCGTGGCTATACCAAGCATCCAACAACCAGTTCTACTTGGATTACTTGGGTCGTAACGGTGACTCCATGGGTGGTACCGGTTGGTCCATGACCGAGTTTGGTTGGGACGTTAAGTACGCTGGTGTTCAAACCCTTGTCGCCAAG TTCTTGATGCAAGGGAAAGCAGGACGTCACACGGCTGTGTTTCAGAAGTTTCAACAGAAAGCTGATTTCTTTATGTGCTCCTTGTTGGGTAAAGGCTCCCGAAACATTCAGAAGACTCCCGGTGGTTTGATTTTCCGACAGCGTTGGAACAACATGCAGTTTGTCACCAGCGCTTCCTTCTTGACCACCGTTTACTCTGATTACTTAACTTCCTCTCGAAGCTACTTGAGATGCTCTGCTGGCAACGTCGCTCCTTCGCAACTTCTCTCCTTTGCTAAATCACAGGTTGATTATATTCTTGGAGATAACCCGAGAGCTACTAGCTATATGGTTGGTTACGGTAACAACTTCCCTCAGAGAGTTCACCACCGTGGCTCCTCCATCGTCTCTTACAAGGTTGACCGCTCTTTTGTCACTTGCCGTGGTGGTTACGCCACCTGGTTCAGCCGTAAAGGCAGTGATCCCAACCTCCTCACTGGTGCTATCGTCGGCGGTCCTGATGCTTACGACAATTTCGCTGACAGGAGAGATAACTATGAGCAGACCGAGCCTGCTACTTACAACAATGCACCCCTCCTTGGTGTTCTTGCTCGTCTCAGCAGTGGTCATTCCGGTTACAGCCAGCTTCTTCCAG CGGTTCCTGCTCCTGTTGTTGTCCGAAGACCAATGCCTATTCGTAAACCGAGAGTGACTTCCCCGGTCCGAG CTTCTGGTCCAGTGGCTATAGTTCAGAAGATGACAGGTTCATGGGTCTCAAAGGGAAGGACTTACTACAGATACTCAACAACTGTAACAAACAAATCACCAAGAGCTCTGAAAAGTCTTAACCTTTCGATCAAGAATCTCTACGGACCAATCTGGGGACTCTCTAGATCAGGAAACTCATTCGGTTTACCTTCCTGGATGCACTCATTGCAATCCGGAAAATCCCTAGAGTTCGTCTACATTCACTCAACAACGCCCGCCAATGTCGCGGTTTCAAGCTACACGTTGGCTTGA
- the LOC106318625 gene encoding uncharacterized protein LOC106318625 isoform X1, with protein sequence MSSQLVSSVFSGIHRIPNRHETHSLLRSILFIHGNKPACFDRRRPILHSSYGYRNGYRVGAAADVSETPSSSLLDDELVSSVSAVRDADEALEMISDRFGTNRGGVVEIEDCRSIISAAVSRGNVELALSIFYAMRASFDLGGSEVDRWRWSRPDVVVYTMLVNGLAASLRVSDSLKIIRDICRVGISPAEEVPFGKVVRCPSCLIAIAVAQPQHGVQIVSCAKCRYQYELFSGDITSIESEELGKDIPLWEKGLRLIQIKKNKISSSVHSIVVQTPSGTARTHRFATETAELPAQEGERVTIASAAPSDVYRQVGPFKFTPKSPNLYPGEPMSLTNHKDGRESLLLRPPSKEGDKSLQPSFLIPLLAVLATGDAASGIIDPSLPQLLSVAAVTSLAVGATLNSFVLPQLNQLAERTVDVVGIKQQLLSQYDVLQHRIGDLKEATEKEVWMLARMCQLENKILAVGEPAYRTRRARVKKVRESLENSIKGRIELIDSYARISSMIEIEVEMDSDVLAAEAVNNTVSYIYQLTVNMVIVIESEAQVKAPLFCTGKHCSTDRADHGTRKP encoded by the exons ATGAGCAGTCAGTTAGTTTCTTCCGTATTCTCCGGAATACATCGCATACCTAACCGTCACGAGACTCATTCTCTCCTTCGCTCAATTCTCTTCATCCACGGGAACAAACCGGCCTGTTTTGATCGTCGACGACCGATTCTGCATTCTTCCTACGGATATCGGAACGGATACAGAGTCGGCGCCGCGGCTGATGTTTCGGAAACGCCTTCGTCGTCTCTTCTCGACGACGAGCTAGTGAGCAGTGTATCCGCCGTTAGGGATGCGGACGAAGCGCTCGAGATGATTAGTGATCGGTTCGGAACGAATCGCGGCGGAGTAGTTGAAATCGAAGATTGCCGCTCGATAATCTCGGCTGCTGTGAGCCGCGGCAATGTCGAGCTTGCCTTGTCGATTTTCTACGCCATGCGAGCGAGTTTCGATTTAG GTGGGAGTGAAGTTGATCGATGGAGATGGTCAAGGCCTGATGTAGTGGTCTACACGATGTTGGTCAATGGACTTGCTGCTTCCTTGAGGGTTTCTGATTCTCTAAAGATCATTAGAGATATTTGCCGCGTTGGAATCTCCCCTGCTGAGGAG GTTCCCTTTGGTAAAGTTGTGAGATGTCCAAGCTGTTTGATTGCCATTGCTGTTGCACAACCCCAGCATGGAGTTCAG ATTGTCTCCTGTGCTAAATGCCGATACCAATACGAGCTTTTCTCTGGTGACATTACCAGCATAGAATCAGAAGAGCTCGG CAAAGACATTCCTCTGTGGGAAAAGGGGCTCAGACTCATCCAGATAAAGAAGAACAAAATCTCATCTTCTGTGCACTCTATTGTG GTACAAACTCCTTCAGGTACAGCACGAACGCACAGGTTTGCCACTGAGACAGCCGAGCTCCCTGCGCAAGAAGGAGAAAGAGTGACAATTGCATCTGCTGCTCCATCAGATGTTTACAGACAAGTGGGACCTTTCAAGTTTACCCCCAAATCTCCAAACCTTTACCCTGGAGAACCCATGAGCCTCACAAACCACAAGGACGGGCGAGAATCGCTTTTGCTAAGACCTCCCAGTAAAGAAGGAGATAAATCCTTGCAGCCCTCGTTTCTTATTCCTCTTCTTGCTGTTTTGGCTACCGGAGATGCTGCTTCTGGGATTATTGATCCCAGTTTGCCTCAGTTACTCTCAGTTGCTGCTGTTACGTCACTGGCAGTAGGAGCAACCCTTAATTCTTTCGTCCTTCCTCAGCTAAATCAG CTCGCTGAAAGGACAGTGGATGTGGTCGGTATAAAACAGCAACTTTTATCTCAGTATGATGTCCTCCAGCATCGCATTGGAGATCTAAAAGAAGCAACTGAGAAAGAG GTGTGGATGTTGGCTCGAATGTGCCAGCTCGAAAACAAAATATTAGCAGTGGGAGAGCCAGCGTACCG AACTCGAAGAGCAAGAGTAAAGAAAGTACGAGAAAGTCTGGAAAACTCCATAAAGGGAAGGATTGAGCTGATCGATAGCTATGCTAGA ATATCATCAATGATTGAGATTGAGGTGGAAATGGACAGTGATGTTCTTGCAGCTGAGGCAGTGAACAATACTGTGAGTTACATCTATCAGTTAACTGTGAATATGGTGATTGTGATAGAATCTGAGGCTCAAGTAAAGGCTCCATTATTTTGCACAGGAAAACATTGCTCAACAGATAGAGCAGATCATGGAACTCGAAAACCTTGA
- the LOC106316747 gene encoding uncharacterized protein LOC106316747, protein MTLRFVFFFFLVIMGNCMERWMQGEGEEGKMEAKESFKLDGDDDDQDGRQGGTKVKIVLTRHELDMFLLQMNRNHDGNLMMTKDVMVELEKRIIKPTSYLSSSPSSMAWEPSLESIFECPEVQEMDR, encoded by the coding sequence ATGACCTTGAGATTTGTCTTTTTTTTTTTTTTGGTAATAATGGGGAACTGCATGGAGCGGTGGATGCAAGGAGAAGGAGAAGAAGGAAAGATGGAGGCAAAAGAGTCATTCAAACTTGATGGTGATGATGATGACCAAGATGGACGTCAAGGTGGAACGAAGGTGAAGATAGTGCTTACAAGACATGAATTGGATATGTTTTTGCTTCAGATGAATAGGAATCATGATGGAAACTTGATGATGACAAAGGATGTTATGGTAGAGCTAGAGAAGAGAATCATAAAACCGACATCATATTTATCATCATCACCATCATCGATGGCGTGGGAACCGTCTTTAGAGAGCATCTTCGAGTGCCCCGAAGTTCAAGAGATGGATAGATGA